The Cylindrospermopsis curvispora GIHE-G1 genome contains a region encoding:
- a CDS encoding phage integrase N-terminal SAM-like domain-containing protein codes for MAIAITNAINQWLDGKSKHSRINYNRIIRSYISYLSDIHIANCTAANFRDYQEYLYQSGKTINTINTYTNIIKSFLQRSRQM; via the coding sequence CTGGCGATCGCCATTACTAATGCTATAAATCAATGGTTAGATGGTAAATCTAAACACTCTAGAATAAATTATAATAGGATAATTCGTAGTTACATATCTTATTTAAGTGACATCCATATAGCTAATTGTACTGCTGCTAATTTTAGAGATTACCAGGAATATCTCTATCAATCCGGTAAAACTATTAATACTATTAACACTTACACCAATATAATAAAATCTTTCTTGCAAAGGTCAAGACAAATGTAA
- a CDS encoding pentapeptide repeat-containing protein encodes MKKFLTLALTLTLFLVSSFSLGTSPSYAYSQSDLDRLLETRQCLECDLSGADLSDANLKGADLFYANLQGANLTGANLEGARLTSASLEGARLTSASLEGARLTSAILSDANLSDANLEGADLEDAFLIDANLRGAKLRHAFLRGASLSGAKGASLYDAIQ; translated from the coding sequence ATGAAAAAATTTCTCACATTAGCGCTGACATTGACTTTGTTTCTTGTTTCCTCTTTTAGCCTTGGCACTAGTCCTAGTTATGCTTATAGCCAGTCTGACCTAGACAGACTTTTAGAAACTCGTCAGTGTCTAGAATGTGACCTCTCTGGTGCTGACCTCTCTGATGCTAACCTCAAAGGTGCTGACCTCTTTTATGCTAACCTCCAAGGTGCTAACCTCACAGGTGCTAACCTCGAAGGTGCTAGGCTCACAAGTGCTAGCCTCGAAGGTGCTAGGCTCACAAGTGCTAGCCTCGAAGGTGCTAGGCTCACAAGTGCTATCCTCTCTGATGCTAACCTCTCTGATGCTAACCTCGAAGGTGCTGACCTCGAAGATGCTTTCCTCATTGATGCTAACCTCAGAGGTGCTAAACTCAGACATGCTTTCCTCAGAGGTGCTAGCCTCTCTGGTGCTAAAGGTGCTAGCCTCTATGATGCCATCCAGTAA
- a CDS encoding AAA-like domain-containing protein, which translates to MTRWFNIAGPCSNDIHYVLSPTVRLPDLEALIQQRSYFVLHAPRQTGKTTAMLSLAKQLTDTGNYAAVMVSVEVGSAFNHDPIAAELAILGTWYNTINIRLPKELQPPVKQWQQEEPGSRIKAFLSNWATSLNRPLVLFIDEIDSLQDQTLISVLRQLRDGFPNRPENFPSSVGLIGLRDVRDYKVASGGSDRLNTSSPFNIKVASLTMRNFNLAEVGELYQQHTTATGQIFTPEAIETAYDLTQGQPWLVNALAKEIVEKMVKDRSITITKEHILTAKEILITRQDTHLDSLAERLREPRIKAIIEPMLAGLELGNIPNDDIQFVMDLGLCKMHPYGGLTIANPIYREVLPRVLTVTPMASLPIIAPTWLTSAGELNIDALLTAFLKFWRQHGEPLLGSTGYHEIAPHIVLMAFLHRVINGGGVLEREYAIGSDRMDLCLQYKDVILGIELKVWRDKKRDPQGDGIEQLESYLGRLGLDFGWLFIFDRRKNALPMEERLSTDVVVTENQYRITVIRA; encoded by the coding sequence ATGACTCGCTGGTTTAATATTGCAGGTCCATGTTCAAACGATATTCACTATGTCCTATCTCCCACAGTCAGATTACCAGACTTAGAGGCGTTAATTCAACAACGTAGTTACTTTGTCCTACACGCACCACGACAAACAGGGAAAACCACCGCCATGTTATCCCTAGCAAAACAACTTACCGACACTGGAAATTATGCCGCAGTCATGGTGTCAGTAGAAGTAGGCAGTGCATTTAATCATGATCCCATCGCCGCCGAATTAGCAATTTTAGGAACTTGGTATAATACAATAAATATTCGTTTACCCAAGGAATTACAACCACCTGTTAAACAATGGCAACAGGAAGAACCAGGAAGCAGAATTAAGGCTTTTTTATCAAATTGGGCAACATCTTTAAACCGCCCTTTAGTATTATTTATAGATGAAATTGATTCTTTACAAGATCAAACATTAATTTCAGTTTTAAGACAATTAAGAGATGGTTTTCCTAACCGTCCAGAAAATTTTCCCTCATCAGTAGGTTTAATTGGCTTGCGAGATGTGAGAGATTATAAAGTAGCATCGGGAGGTAGTGACAGATTAAATACTTCTAGTCCTTTTAATATAAAGGTTGCTTCTCTAACTATGAGAAATTTTAATCTTGCAGAAGTAGGAGAATTATATCAACAACATACAACAGCAACTGGGCAAATTTTCACACCAGAAGCCATAGAAACAGCTTATGATTTAACCCAAGGACAACCTTGGTTAGTGAATGCTTTAGCTAAAGAAATTGTAGAAAAAATGGTAAAAGATAGAAGCATTACTATTACTAAAGAACATATTTTAACAGCTAAAGAAATATTGATTACTCGTCAAGATACTCATTTAGATAGTTTAGCAGAAAGGTTAAGAGAACCAAGAATAAAAGCAATTATTGAACCAATGTTAGCAGGTTTAGAATTAGGGAATATACCTAATGATGATATTCAATTTGTCATGGATTTAGGATTATGTAAAATGCACCCCTATGGAGGATTAACTATTGCTAATCCCATTTATCGGGAAGTGTTACCCAGAGTTTTAACTGTGACACCAATGGCTTCTTTACCCATAATTGCACCCACTTGGTTAACATCAGCAGGTGAATTAAATATTGATGCTTTATTAACTGCATTTCTCAAGTTTTGGCGACAACATGGAGAACCATTATTAGGTAGCACAGGATATCATGAAATTGCACCACATATAGTATTAATGGCTTTTTTACATCGTGTGATTAATGGTGGAGGAGTTTTAGAAAGGGAATATGCCATTGGTAGTGATAGAATGGATTTGTGTTTGCAGTATAAAGATGTTATTTTAGGGATTGAATTAAAAGTGTGGCGGGATAAAAAACGCGATCCTCAAGGTGATGGAATTGAACAATTAGAATCTTATTTAGGGCGTTTGGGTTTAGATTTTGGTTGGTTATTTATCTTTGATAGACGGAAAAATGCCTTACCTATGGAAGAAAGGTTATCAACTGATGTGGTAGTGACAGAAAATCAATATAGAATTACTGTGATTCGGGCTTAA
- a CDS encoding ABC transporter permease — protein MQRYLKVIRLFWGAAIAAEMEYRLNFIIAALSSLGNLSGGIFGLFLFYRTGYTFSGWSWDSALLVLGVFTLLQGFWSSFLAPNLNRIVRHVQEGTLDFVLLKPIRSQFWLSTHILSLWGLPDLLFGFIIISYAGKNLGLGVNDYILGILPLGCSLVILYSLWFMLGSTSIWFTKVYNTTEVLRGLLEAGRYPMSAYPMGYRVFFTFVVPVFFLTTVPAQAMLGQIQVVWLISAVFLAMFLFFLSTWFWRFALRFYTSASS, from the coding sequence ATGCAAAGATATTTAAAGGTCATCAGATTATTTTGGGGTGCAGCTATTGCTGCTGAAATGGAATATCGTTTAAATTTCATCATAGCCGCCCTGAGTAGCTTAGGGAATCTTTCCGGGGGGATTTTTGGGTTGTTCTTATTTTATCGCACTGGTTACACCTTTAGTGGATGGTCATGGGATTCAGCCCTACTTGTGTTGGGGGTTTTTACTCTGTTGCAGGGTTTTTGGTCTAGCTTTCTAGCTCCTAACTTAAACCGGATTGTGCGTCATGTACAAGAGGGTACATTAGATTTTGTTTTATTAAAACCCATCCGTAGTCAGTTTTGGTTGTCAACTCATATTCTTTCCCTCTGGGGACTACCGGATCTACTATTTGGTTTTATCATAATTAGCTATGCAGGTAAAAATCTAGGTCTGGGAGTAAACGACTATATTTTGGGCATATTACCTTTGGGTTGTAGTCTAGTCATTCTCTATAGTTTATGGTTCATGTTAGGATCAACCAGCATTTGGTTTACAAAGGTTTATAATACCACCGAGGTATTACGGGGACTATTGGAGGCGGGTAGGTATCCCATGTCAGCATATCCCATGGGCTATCGAGTTTTTTTTACTTTTGTAGTTCCAGTATTTTTTCTGACTACCGTTCCCGCTCAAGCCATGTTGGGTCAAATCCAGGTGGTTTGGCTAATAAGTGCTGTTTTTTTAGCCATGTTTTTATTTTTTCTTTCCACTTGGTTTTGGCGATTTGCCCTAAGATTTTATACTAGTGCTTCCAGTTAA
- a CDS encoding ABC transporter ATP-binding protein, with protein MTQQIPQQFFNYRLLLPYLQQQWPTISRGFIGIIGYVFATLTLIHLAGKLALPFGEGNVVAIAQLTGVCALVFLVRGFFQSVQDLYMSKVALRVAFHLRQNVYTHLQKLNLSYFETAKAGDLSYRLTEDVDRVGEVVNKLFHDFIPCVLQLIAIPIYMIYLNWQLTLATVIVAPIMGVLIGWFGERLRKYALKSQNRISDLSAILTEVFSGIRLIQAFAAEKYEIARFTHEAQRTLKAKYSAEKLKAIQIPIVGFLEALSALSLIMVGVWQISQKNLTVGEFFSYLAAAALLIDPIGHTTHNYNEFKQGEASLERVFELLAIKPTVLENPIAMTLPSINGKIEYRGVSFAYKPGELVLNHVSLFISPGESIALVGASGAGKTTFVNLLPRFYDPKLGNIFIDDVNIRDVTLNSLRKQIGIVPQETIMFSGTIAQNIAFGQDNFDQKAVEAAARVANAHDFIMQLPAGYQTWVGERGVNLSGGQRQRIAIARAVLLNPKILILDEATSALDSESEALVQQALERLMQNRTVLIIAHRLSTVRKCDRILVLEKGQIVESGNHEQLLSLEGKYAHFYAQQFSQS; from the coding sequence ATGACCCAACAAATTCCCCAACAGTTTTTTAATTATCGTTTACTTCTACCCTATCTCCAGCAACAGTGGCCAACTATCTCTAGAGGATTTATTGGCATTATAGGGTACGTTTTCGCTACTTTAACCTTGATTCACTTAGCTGGTAAGTTGGCTTTACCTTTTGGAGAGGGTAATGTGGTGGCGATCGCCCAGTTAACGGGTGTATGTGCTTTGGTATTTCTTGTCCGGGGCTTTTTTCAGTCCGTTCAAGACTTGTATATGTCCAAGGTTGCTTTGAGGGTAGCTTTTCATCTCAGGCAAAATGTCTACACACACTTGCAAAAACTGAATTTGAGTTATTTTGAAACAGCAAAAGCCGGGGATTTGTCTTATCGCTTAACAGAAGATGTGGATAGGGTAGGTGAGGTTGTCAATAAGTTGTTTCATGATTTTATCCCCTGTGTTTTACAACTGATTGCCATTCCCATCTACATGATTTATTTAAATTGGCAGTTGACTTTAGCTACGGTGATAGTGGCACCAATTATGGGGGTTTTAATTGGTTGGTTTGGGGAGCGTTTACGTAAGTATGCTCTCAAAAGTCAAAATCGCATTTCTGATTTATCTGCTATTTTAACCGAGGTTTTTAGTGGTATTCGCTTAATTCAAGCCTTTGCAGCGGAAAAGTATGAAATTGCTAGATTCACTCACGAAGCTCAAAGAACCCTCAAGGCTAAATATTCCGCTGAAAAACTAAAGGCGATTCAAATTCCTATTGTAGGGTTTTTAGAAGCCTTGAGTGCTTTATCCCTCATTATGGTGGGAGTATGGCAGATTTCCCAGAAGAATCTTACTGTGGGTGAGTTTTTTAGTTATTTAGCCGCAGCAGCTTTACTAATTGATCCTATTGGTCATACTACCCATAACTATAATGAGTTCAAACAGGGTGAGGCTTCTTTGGAACGAGTATTTGAACTGTTGGCTATTAAACCAACAGTCCTAGAAAATCCTATTGCTATGACTCTTCCCAGTATTAATGGCAAGATTGAATACCGTGGTGTTAGTTTTGCTTATAAACCGGGTGAGCTAGTTTTAAATCACGTCAGTCTGTTTATCAGTCCTGGTGAGTCCATTGCTTTAGTTGGTGCTTCCGGTGCTGGTAAAACCACTTTCGTCAATTTACTCCCCAGATTTTACGATCCTAAATTGGGTAATATTTTTATAGATGATGTCAATATTCGTGATGTCACATTAAACAGTTTAAGAAAGCAAATTGGTATTGTTCCGCAAGAAACAATTATGTTTTCAGGAACTATAGCTCAAAATATTGCTTTTGGACAAGACAACTTCGACCAAAAAGCAGTAGAAGCAGCCGCCCGGGTGGCCAATGCCCATGACTTTATTATGCAATTACCAGCAGGTTATCAAACTTGGGTGGGTGAACGGGGCGTCAACCTATCCGGGGGACAACGACAAAGAATTGCCATCGCCCGCGCGGTGCTATTAAACCCCAAAATTTTGATACTCGATGAGGCAACCTCAGCTTTAGATTCCGAGTCCGAAGCTCTCGTGCAGCAGGCTTTAGAAAGATTAATGCAAAATCGTACTGTATTAATTATTGCTCATAGATTGTCAACGGTAAGAAAATGCGATCGCATTTTAGTCCTAGAAAAAGGGCAAATTGTGGAATCGGGGAATCATGAACAATTATTGTCCCTAGAAGGTAAATATGCACATTTTTATGCGCAACAATTTAGTCAGAGTTAG
- the fba gene encoding class II fructose-bisphosphate aldolase (catalyzes the reversible aldol condensation of dihydroxyacetonephosphate and glyceraldehyde 3-phosphate in the Calvin cycle, glycolysis, and/or gluconeogenesis), producing MALVPMRLLLDHAAENGYGIPAFNVNNLEQIQSIMKAAAETDSPVILQASRGARNYAGENFLRHLILAAVETYPQIPIVMHQDHGNAPSTCYSAIKNNFTSVMMDGSLEADAKTPASFEYNVAVTREVVNVAHSLGVSVEGELGCLGSLETGAGEAEDGHGFEGTLDHSQLLTDPDQAVDFVEATQVDALAVAIGTSHGAYKFTRKPTGEILAISRIEEIHRRLPNTHLVMHGSSSVPEDLIALINEFGGAIPETYGVPVEEIQKGIKSGVRKVNIDTDNRLAITAAVREALAKNPKEFDPRHFLKPSIKYMQKVCADRYEQFGTAGNASKIKQVSLEDFAAKYAKGELAVKAAAAV from the coding sequence ATGGCGCTTGTACCTATGCGGTTGCTTTTAGATCACGCTGCTGAAAATGGTTATGGCATTCCCGCTTTTAACGTTAACAACTTAGAACAGATTCAATCAATCATGAAGGCAGCTGCTGAAACAGATAGCCCCGTGATTTTACAAGCCTCTCGTGGCGCTCGTAACTATGCTGGTGAAAATTTCTTACGCCACTTGATTTTGGCTGCGGTAGAAACATACCCACAAATTCCCATTGTGATGCACCAAGATCACGGTAATGCTCCTTCTACCTGCTATTCTGCCATCAAGAACAATTTCACCAGTGTAATGATGGATGGTTCCTTAGAAGCTGATGCAAAAACTCCTGCCAGCTTTGAATATAACGTCGCAGTTACCCGTGAAGTTGTTAATGTTGCCCACTCTTTAGGTGTGAGCGTTGAAGGTGAACTAGGTTGTTTAGGATCTTTAGAAACTGGTGCTGGTGAAGCAGAAGATGGTCACGGTTTTGAAGGTACCCTTGACCACTCTCAATTATTAACCGATCCTGATCAAGCAGTCGACTTTGTAGAAGCTACCCAAGTAGATGCTTTAGCTGTTGCTATTGGTACTAGCCATGGTGCTTACAAATTCACCCGCAAGCCCACTGGTGAAATTTTGGCCATTAGCCGCATCGAAGAAATTCACCGTCGCCTACCTAACACCCACTTGGTAATGCACGGATCTTCTTCCGTACCCGAAGATTTAATTGCACTGATTAACGAATTTGGTGGTGCTATCCCCGAAACCTATGGTGTACCCGTAGAAGAAATTCAAAAAGGCATCAAGAGCGGCGTACGTAAAGTTAATATCGATACCGACAACCGTCTGGCTATCACTGCTGCTGTTCGTGAAGCTCTGGCTAAAAATCCCAAAGAATTTGACCCCCGTCATTTCTTAAAGCCTTCCATTAAGTACATGCAGAAGGTTTGTGCTGACCGTTATGAACAGTTTGGCACTGCTGGTAATGCGAGCAAAATCAAACAAGTTAGCCTAGAAGATTTTGCTGCTAAGTATGCTAAAGGCGAATTAGCTGTGAAAGCTGCTGCTGCAGTTTAA
- a CDS encoding carbon-nitrogen hydrolase family protein, with product MKSYLAAAIQMTSVPDLQKNLAQAEEFIDLAVRQGVQLLGLPENFSFMGEEKDKLAQASIIAQQTETFLKQMAQRYQITILGGGFPVPVDSTSKVYNTALLVDPNGQEIGRYHKVHLFDVNVPDGNTYQESSTVMAGRELPPVYVSPTLGKIGLSICYDVRFPELYRDLAAREADVVFIPAAFTAFTGKDHWQVLLQARAIENTYYIIAPAQTGTNYARRQTHGHAMIVDPWGTILADAGDKPGVAIAEIKPTRLEQVRRQMPSLQHRVF from the coding sequence ATGAAGTCTTATTTAGCCGCCGCCATTCAAATGACCAGTGTGCCTGATTTACAAAAAAACTTGGCACAAGCAGAAGAGTTTATTGACCTGGCCGTGCGCCAGGGTGTCCAGTTATTAGGGTTGCCAGAAAATTTCTCCTTTATGGGAGAGGAAAAAGATAAACTTGCCCAAGCCAGTATTATTGCCCAGCAAACAGAAACGTTTCTCAAGCAAATGGCACAACGGTATCAAATTACCATTCTCGGCGGCGGCTTTCCTGTTCCCGTAGATAGTACAAGTAAAGTTTACAACACTGCTTTACTAGTTGACCCTAACGGACAGGAAATTGGTCGTTACCACAAGGTGCATCTATTTGATGTGAATGTTCCTGATGGTAATACTTATCAAGAATCTAGTACGGTTATGGCTGGACGAGAATTGCCACCAGTATATGTTTCGCCAACCTTGGGCAAAATAGGTCTCTCTATTTGTTATGATGTGCGCTTTCCAGAATTATATCGAGATCTGGCAGCTAGGGAGGCTGATGTAGTTTTTATTCCTGCTGCTTTCACGGCTTTTACGGGAAAAGACCACTGGCAAGTGTTATTACAGGCCCGAGCGATTGAAAACACTTACTACATAATCGCCCCAGCCCAAACAGGTACTAATTATGCCCGTCGTCAAACCCATGGACATGCCATGATTGTTGACCCATGGGGAACAATTTTAGCTGATGCAGGAGATAAACCAGGAGTCGCTATTGCCGAAATTAAACCTACTAGACTGGAACAGGTGCGTCGTCAAATGCCCTCTTTACAACACCGAGTTTTTTAG